In Fodinicurvata sediminis DSM 21159, one genomic interval encodes:
- a CDS encoding tellurite resistance TerB family protein: MNVSSILNQLVQQASGQSSGQAAGQGAGPGTGQGGSQGRGQGGGKSLDIGGMVNSLSSQLKGRQGSSGGIDVKSLLGGGALGLMVGSKRGRHLGGKVLKYGALAGIGVLAWKAYQNYQGNKGQDQPQPQAGGQEGQPLEQLQGQAQEERGLEILQAMIMAARADGHVNADERAIITQEIEKLGPDDELHAWIEQQFDAPLDAAALAAKADSPQAAREIYLVSAVIIDDQNPMERAWLEQLSAALQLPADMTRELDRQVQELSQAG; encoded by the coding sequence ATGAACGTGTCTTCGATCCTGAACCAACTGGTGCAGCAGGCGTCCGGGCAGTCGTCCGGTCAAGCTGCAGGTCAGGGAGCCGGCCCAGGAACCGGCCAAGGCGGCAGTCAGGGGCGCGGCCAGGGAGGTGGAAAGTCCCTCGATATCGGCGGCATGGTGAACAGCCTGTCCTCACAGCTGAAGGGCCGGCAGGGGTCGTCCGGCGGCATCGACGTGAAGAGCCTGTTGGGTGGCGGTGCCCTGGGCCTGATGGTGGGCTCGAAACGCGGCCGTCATCTGGGCGGGAAGGTGCTGAAATACGGCGCGCTCGCCGGCATCGGCGTCCTGGCCTGGAAGGCCTATCAGAATTACCAGGGCAACAAGGGCCAGGATCAGCCCCAGCCCCAGGCCGGTGGCCAGGAGGGGCAACCGCTCGAGCAGCTGCAGGGGCAGGCCCAGGAAGAACGCGGGCTGGAGATCCTGCAGGCCATGATCATGGCCGCCAGAGCCGATGGCCATGTGAATGCCGATGAACGCGCGATAATCACCCAGGAGATCGAGAAGCTGGGGCCGGACGACGAACTGCATGCCTGGATCGAGCAGCAATTCGACGCCCCGCTGGATGCCGCGGCACTGGCCGCGAAGGCGGACTCGCCACAGGCGGCGCGTGAAATTTATCTGGTCAGCGCCGTCATCATCGACGACCAGAACCCGATGGAGCGGGCCTGGCTGGAGCAGCTTTCCGCGGCCCTGCAGCTTCCAGCCGACATGACGCGCGAGCTCGACCGGCAGGTCCAGGAGCTGTCCCAGGCGGGCTAG
- a CDS encoding FAD binding domain-containing protein encodes MSEQELCTPTSLDEALALLSGAEAQPLAGATWLMRGPLRGEAPPARYVVLGGLTDLNDITITDEAVTLGAGVTHARLAAGLAELPQLRGLAQAAGRSANPAIRQVATLGGNLCAADFPAADLPPALLALQASVRLQRDGSSAAEELPLEDFLAQRADLLPGALVTAVTLPRRIQASAHARLTLKAAGDYPVAIVSVAKSADRLRIAVGSVGPVALRWPALEEALETSVQDGAPNGADIDADRAAALAAELSGDLPARDGVEAPARYRRRVLPALVRRAFAQLSDKDSQGRAQP; translated from the coding sequence GTGAGCGAGCAGGAACTCTGTACCCCAACCTCCCTGGACGAGGCGCTGGCGCTTTTGTCCGGAGCGGAGGCGCAGCCCCTGGCCGGGGCGACCTGGCTGATGCGCGGGCCCTTGCGGGGCGAGGCGCCGCCGGCGCGCTACGTGGTGCTGGGCGGGCTGACGGACCTCAACGACATCACCATTACCGACGAAGCGGTCACGCTGGGCGCCGGCGTCACCCACGCGCGCCTGGCCGCTGGCCTGGCCGAGCTGCCTCAGCTGCGCGGGCTGGCCCAGGCGGCGGGGCGCTCGGCGAACCCGGCCATTCGCCAGGTGGCGACCCTGGGCGGCAACCTCTGCGCTGCGGATTTTCCGGCCGCCGACCTGCCGCCCGCGCTGCTGGCGCTGCAGGCCAGCGTGAGGCTGCAGCGGGACGGGTCGAGCGCGGCGGAGGAGCTGCCGCTGGAGGATTTCCTGGCACAGCGTGCGGACCTGCTGCCCGGCGCGCTGGTCACCGCCGTCACCCTCCCGCGAAGGATCCAGGCCAGCGCCCATGCGCGCCTGACCCTGAAGGCGGCGGGCGACTATCCCGTGGCCATTGTGAGTGTGGCCAAGAGTGCGGACCGACTGCGCATCGCCGTCGGCTCCGTCGGGCCGGTGGCGCTGCGCTGGCCGGCCCTGGAAGAGGCCCTGGAAACGTCAGTGCAGGATGGTGCCCCAAATGGCGCAGACATTGACGCTGACCGCGCGGCCGCCCTGGCTGCCGAGCTGAGCGGTGACCTGCCGGCCCGTGACGGGGTCGAGGCGCCGGCCCGCTATCGCCGGCGCGTGTTGCCCGCCCTGGTGCGCCGCGCCTTTGCGCAGCTTTCAGACAAAGACAGCCAGGGGAGGGCCCAGCCATGA
- a CDS encoding ABC transporter ATP-binding protein has protein sequence MTAQTDTAGNTTDATTSNEEAFIRLRNVRKVFRTGGQEFLAVSDVTMDIAEGEIVSVVGPSGCGKTTLLRILAGLSDAQDGEVSIGGAAGGFTPGRDVGMVFQQALLLKWRTILENVMLPADILKLPRKESRERARELLDMVGLSGFENSHPYELSGGMQQRAAIARALIHDPKLVLMDEPFGALDALTREKMNLEMLRIWEASGKTIVFVTHGIQEAVFLGSRCAVLTAGPARMADYFPIDLPQPRTMDMKTSDAFGQYVKRIYQQLGMD, from the coding sequence ATGACGGCTCAAACCGACACCGCAGGTAACACCACAGACGCCACGACTTCTAATGAGGAGGCCTTCATCCGCCTGCGCAACGTGCGCAAGGTGTTCCGCACCGGCGGGCAGGAGTTCCTGGCCGTCTCGGACGTCACCATGGACATCGCCGAGGGCGAGATCGTCTCGGTGGTCGGGCCCTCGGGCTGTGGCAAGACCACGCTGCTGCGCATCCTGGCGGGGCTCAGCGACGCCCAGGACGGCGAAGTTTCCATCGGCGGGGCGGCCGGCGGCTTCACCCCGGGGCGCGATGTGGGCATGGTGTTCCAGCAGGCGCTGCTGCTGAAATGGCGCACCATCCTGGAAAACGTCATGCTGCCCGCCGACATCCTGAAGCTGCCCCGCAAGGAAAGCCGCGAGCGCGCGCGGGAGCTGCTGGACATGGTCGGGCTCAGCGGTTTCGAGAACAGCCACCCCTACGAGCTGTCGGGCGGCATGCAGCAGCGCGCCGCCATCGCCCGCGCGCTGATCCACGACCCCAAGCTGGTCCTGATGGACGAGCCCTTCGGCGCCCTGGACGCCCTGACCCGCGAGAAGATGAACCTGGAGATGCTGCGCATCTGGGAGGCCAGCGGCAAGACCATCGTCTTCGTCACCCACGGCATCCAGGAAGCCGTCTTCCTGGGCTCGCGCTGCGCCGTGCTCACCGCCGGCCCGGCCCGCATGGCCGATTACTTCCCCATCGACCTGCCCCAGCCGCGGACCATGGACATGAAGACCTCGGATGCCTTCGGGCAGTATGTGAAGCGGATCTATCAGCAGTTGGGGATGGATTGA
- a CDS encoding (2Fe-2S)-binding protein: MTVTFTLNGRETRAQADAMTPLARVLREELFLTGTKIACGEGFCGACTVLLDGAPAAACLLPLGLAEGREVRTVEGLAPASGGGGGDEAPLAPLQQAFLDQDVVQCGMCFPGILMALTPLFERNQTPTEDELRAALTGNICRCTGYEQIISAALSLRQPNTGEGAAS, encoded by the coding sequence ATGACAGTGACCTTCACGTTGAATGGGCGCGAGACCCGGGCCCAGGCGGACGCCATGACGCCGCTGGCCCGGGTGCTGCGCGAGGAACTGTTCCTGACCGGCACCAAGATCGCCTGTGGCGAGGGCTTCTGCGGCGCCTGCACCGTACTGCTGGACGGGGCGCCGGCGGCGGCCTGCCTGCTGCCCCTGGGCCTGGCCGAGGGGCGCGAGGTTCGCACCGTCGAGGGGCTGGCGCCGGCAAGCGGCGGCGGTGGTGGTGACGAAGCGCCGCTGGCGCCGCTGCAGCAGGCCTTCCTGGACCAGGACGTGGTCCAGTGCGGCATGTGCTTTCCCGGCATCCTGATGGCCCTGACCCCGCTGTTCGAGCGCAACCAAACACCGACGGAGGACGAGCTGCGCGCCGCGCTGACCGGGAACATCTGCCGCTGCACCGGCTATGAACAGATCATCTCGGCCGCGCTTTCGCTGCGCCAGCCAAACACCGGGGAAGGAGCCGCATCATGA
- a CDS encoding LysR family transcriptional regulator, whose amino-acid sequence MNFRHVKYFVATAELGQISRAAMELSISQSAITTAIKDLEAETGAQLFTRTAQGMELTAAGRHFLGSAYRILASIEEALKPGGVADEEVTGTLSVAATYTVLGYFLPQHLGRLERRYPNLKIQLFELSREMVEDGLVTNRFDMAVVLTSNVNNPELATDSLLSSQRRLWVPSGHPFLSLERVGFEEISKEPYIMLTVDEAAHTTLRYWNRTNYQPSVRLRTSSIEAVRSIVANGQGITILSDMVYRPWSLEGKRIETIIPAEPVPSMNIGLAWRKGVELTPAMRLFREYFSETYQTPQSHLAR is encoded by the coding sequence ATGAACTTTCGGCACGTCAAGTACTTCGTGGCGACGGCCGAGCTGGGGCAGATCTCGCGGGCAGCCATGGAGCTGTCGATCTCCCAGTCCGCCATCACCACAGCCATCAAGGACCTGGAGGCCGAGACCGGCGCCCAGCTGTTCACACGCACGGCCCAGGGCATGGAGCTGACGGCCGCCGGCCGGCACTTCCTGGGCTCGGCCTATCGCATCCTGGCCTCCATCGAAGAGGCGCTGAAGCCCGGCGGGGTGGCCGACGAGGAGGTCACGGGCACGCTGTCGGTGGCCGCCACCTACACCGTGCTGGGCTATTTTCTGCCCCAGCACCTGGGCCGGCTGGAGCGGCGCTATCCCAACCTGAAGATCCAGCTGTTCGAATTGAGCCGCGAGATGGTGGAGGACGGGCTGGTCACCAACCGCTTCGACATGGCGGTGGTCCTGACCTCGAACGTCAACAATCCGGAGCTGGCCACGGACTCGCTGCTCAGCTCCCAGCGCCGGCTGTGGGTGCCTTCGGGCCATCCCTTCCTCAGCCTCGAGCGCGTGGGCTTCGAGGAGATCTCGAAGGAACCCTACATCATGCTGACCGTGGACGAGGCGGCGCACACCACGCTGCGCTACTGGAACCGCACCAACTACCAGCCCTCGGTGCGCCTGCGCACCTCGTCCATCGAGGCGGTGCGCTCCATCGTCGCCAACGGCCAGGGCATCACCATCCTGTCCGACATGGTCTATCGGCCCTGGTCGCTGGAAGGCAAGCGCATCGAGACCATCATCCCGGCCGAGCCGGTGCCCTCCATGAACATCGGCCTGGCCTGGCGCAAGGGCGTCGAGCTCACCCCCGCCATGCGCCTGTTCCGCGAATACTTCAGCGAAACCTATCAGACGCCGCAGAGCCACCTGGCGCGGTAG
- a CDS encoding GNAT family N-acetyltransferase encodes MALTSQIATSVLDESHLPDLMALSREAGWNQVENDWHLFLTQGRVFCVLDDGQAVGSAAILPYGDDFAWIGMVLVRGTHRKQGVGTRLLERCLEELDSDGRAACLDATPAGEPIYRTLGFEGSLRLTRWQGEAGGATSSLPDSNSVPLSQPEAFEAAVALDAAALGAERRPLLSCFARRLPEAAWMTEDGSGAILGRNGDLASQIGPLLAEDEQTAITLLDTALGQLSGRVFLDVVDTRQAVADHLQARGFTQQRPYLRMTRNADRAIGDATGLHAIAGPEFG; translated from the coding sequence ATGGCGCTTACTAGCCAGATTGCCACGTCCGTCCTGGACGAAAGCCATCTGCCCGACCTGATGGCGCTGTCCCGCGAGGCCGGCTGGAACCAGGTCGAGAACGACTGGCACCTCTTCCTCACCCAGGGGCGGGTCTTTTGTGTGCTCGACGACGGGCAGGCGGTGGGCTCTGCGGCCATCCTGCCCTACGGCGACGACTTCGCCTGGATCGGCATGGTGCTGGTGCGCGGAACCCACCGGAAACAGGGAGTCGGCACCCGGCTGCTGGAACGCTGCCTGGAGGAGCTGGACAGCGACGGGCGCGCCGCCTGCCTGGACGCCACCCCGGCCGGCGAGCCGATCTATCGCACCCTGGGCTTCGAGGGCTCGCTCAGGCTCACCCGCTGGCAGGGTGAGGCGGGCGGAGCCACGTCCTCGCTCCCCGACAGCAATAGCGTGCCCCTGTCCCAACCCGAAGCCTTCGAGGCGGCCGTCGCCCTGGACGCCGCAGCCCTGGGCGCCGAACGCCGGCCGCTCCTGTCCTGCTTCGCGCGGCGCCTGCCCGAAGCGGCCTGGATGACAGAGGACGGCAGCGGCGCCATCCTGGGCCGCAACGGCGACCTGGCCAGCCAGATCGGTCCGCTGCTGGCAGAGGACGAACAGACCGCCATCACCCTGCTGGATACCGCCCTGGGGCAGCTGTCGGGCCGCGTCTTCCTGGACGTGGTGGATACGCGCCAGGCGGTGGCGGACCACCTGCAGGCGCGCGGCTTCACCCAGCAGCGGCCTTACCTGCGCATGACCCGAAACGCAGACCGCGCAATCGGTGACGCCACAGGCCTGCACGCCATCGCCGGGCCGGAGTTCGGCTAA
- a CDS encoding class I SAM-dependent methyltransferase → MQQSWVFLKSFITSPKAVGSVVPSSRYLVNVIVSGIDWSSLGSIAELGAGTGVVTKAIDRQRSPDSEFLVFECDAYMRAALERRYDSVAVHDDAFDLRKVMESRGLSGLDCIVSGVPFVNFSQEDRTFLLQEIHDLLNPGGIFVALQFSRNIRSYLKSMYAEMNTTHVWANVPPAYVYHCRRDS, encoded by the coding sequence ATGCAGCAATCCTGGGTATTTCTCAAATCGTTCATCACTTCGCCCAAGGCCGTCGGCAGCGTCGTGCCGAGCTCGCGGTATCTGGTCAATGTGATCGTGTCGGGTATCGACTGGTCCTCGCTGGGCTCGATTGCCGAGCTTGGGGCAGGCACAGGTGTCGTGACGAAGGCCATCGACAGACAACGCAGCCCTGATTCGGAGTTCCTGGTTTTCGAGTGTGACGCCTACATGCGGGCCGCCCTGGAAAGGCGTTACGATTCGGTGGCTGTCCACGACGACGCCTTCGACTTGAGGAAGGTCATGGAAAGCCGGGGGCTGTCTGGACTGGATTGCATCGTCTCGGGCGTGCCGTTCGTCAATTTTTCCCAGGAGGATCGGACCTTTCTGCTGCAGGAGATCCACGACCTGCTGAACCCCGGCGGGATATTCGTGGCGCTGCAGTTCTCGCGGAACATCCGTTCCTACCTGAAGTCGATGTACGCCGAAATGAACACGACTCATGTCTGGGCCAATGTGCCGCCGGCGTATGTCTACCATTGCAGACGCGACAGCTGA
- a CDS encoding ATP-dependent nuclease: protein MQLINEVEVSYFRSFYKFRIQKLKDLNIIFGKNDSGKSNLVRALNLFFSGSPDYTQPFEFPVDFCEQRLNDAEESDDIRKFLYVKVTFNTPTSYKKSLGESFYVKRQWTVSRGQDFHEEYSSNVHSNKKHIAARFLNNIRFIYIPAIKDNKIFEMLLSEIHETLANTEQFERAISDFSDSLQGLTNQMFDNLPKDVSSNTKIGAPTRLSQLFQTLDFETISDRENTTKSLTRQRGDGIKVRHIPELLNFISEESSYYYHIWGFEEPENSLDFVASQSEALRLLDLAKGSGVQVLMTTHSPSFYLLDDPKVAKFYVRKDEQGLSIAIQGKELEKFDVEQAIGEGFYLPAAARALEDVARTESRAKEAEAEVAQLKEELSTITKPIVLTEGRTDAKLLNIAWEKLYGGDPPFSIRSCETGGENAGSGNGGANHLATRLKGIASDHPHTVIGLFDYDDEGTRAYKLDRNFVEIQIGSFLVKRGLHGQSYAACLPAPSFRQECKEYQNLPIEFLFRDDHLEREVSGKKLALKLKKASIQVGGNKIEKSLENVTHFKDVGEGKVDFAETIAPTFESEAFDGFERVFSLIERIIDYARNSRANP, encoded by the coding sequence ATGCAGTTAATTAATGAAGTAGAAGTTTCTTATTTTAGAAGTTTTTATAAATTCAGAATCCAAAAACTAAAAGATCTTAATATTATTTTTGGAAAAAATGATTCTGGTAAATCAAATTTGGTTCGAGCTCTAAATTTGTTTTTCTCTGGATCACCAGATTATACGCAACCTTTCGAATTTCCAGTTGATTTCTGTGAGCAACGTCTAAATGACGCAGAAGAATCTGATGATATACGTAAATTTCTTTATGTAAAAGTAACTTTTAATACGCCGACATCATATAAAAAATCATTGGGGGAAAGTTTTTATGTTAAACGACAATGGACCGTCTCACGCGGACAAGATTTTCATGAAGAGTATTCAAGCAATGTCCATTCAAATAAAAAGCATATTGCTGCACGATTCTTAAATAATATAAGATTTATATATATACCGGCTATTAAAGATAATAAAATATTTGAAATGCTACTTTCTGAAATACATGAAACATTGGCTAATACAGAGCAATTTGAAAGAGCAATAAGTGATTTCTCTGATAGTTTGCAGGGGCTGACAAATCAAATGTTCGATAATCTTCCAAAGGATGTTTCATCTAACACAAAGATCGGAGCTCCAACTAGATTAAGTCAGCTATTCCAAACTTTGGACTTTGAAACAATCTCAGATAGAGAAAACACTACAAAGTCACTTACACGTCAACGCGGAGACGGCATAAAAGTGAGGCATATACCTGAATTATTAAATTTTATTTCTGAAGAAAGTTCATATTATTATCATATTTGGGGATTTGAGGAACCAGAAAACTCTCTAGATTTTGTAGCTTCTCAATCAGAAGCGTTGCGACTTCTAGATTTAGCAAAAGGTTCTGGCGTGCAGGTGCTTATGACGACACATAGTCCGTCATTTTATCTGTTGGACGATCCTAAGGTAGCCAAGTTCTACGTTAGAAAAGATGAACAAGGACTTTCAATTGCGATTCAAGGCAAAGAACTTGAGAAATTTGATGTTGAACAAGCTATTGGCGAGGGATTTTATCTTCCTGCGGCAGCAAGAGCATTGGAGGATGTAGCCAGAACTGAGTCTAGAGCCAAAGAGGCGGAAGCTGAAGTTGCTCAGCTAAAGGAAGAATTAAGTACAATTACAAAGCCTATTGTTCTTACTGAAGGGCGAACGGATGCAAAATTACTAAATATTGCTTGGGAAAAGCTATATGGTGGTGATCCACCCTTTAGTATTCGTAGTTGTGAAACTGGAGGTGAGAACGCGGGTTCTGGAAATGGTGGTGCTAATCATTTGGCGACTCGTCTTAAAGGCATTGCCTCAGACCATCCCCATACCGTAATTGGCCTTTTTGATTATGACGATGAAGGAACTAGGGCTTATAAACTTGATAGAAATTTTGTGGAAATACAGATTGGTAGTTTCTTAGTAAAGCGGGGACTACATGGGCAGTCTTATGCAGCATGTTTACCTGCACCAAGCTTCCGTCAAGAATGCAAAGAATATCAAAATCTACCGATTGAATTTCTTTTTCGAGACGATCACCTTGAAAGAGAAGTTAGCGGAAAAAAGCTTGCATTAAAATTAAAGAAAGCATCTATTCAAGTCGGTGGTAATAAAATTGAAAAATCGTTAGAAAATGTAACGCATTTTAAGGATGTTGGTGAGGGGAAAGTTGATTTTGCAGAAACTATTGCTCCAACCTTTGAATCGGAGGCGTTTGATGGTTTTGAGAGGGTGTTTTCTCTGATTGAACGGATAATTGATTATGCTCGGAATTCAAGAGCGAATCCGTAA
- a CDS encoding dihydrodipicolinate synthase family protein codes for MGLHHSQLDPDLLARFRRGAVIPAHPLALDAERQFDRRRQRALTRYYVDAGSGGLAVGVHTTQFAIRDHGLYAPVLSAAIEDSRAWTDRKLFMIAGIAGQTDQAVAEARTAVELGYHAGLVSLAPMKGADTDRLIAHCERIANEIPVIGFYLQTAVGGIELPVDFWRRFAAIDNAIGIKVAPFNRYRTLDVLRGVAAAGAEDRITLYTGNDDHIVLDLLTPFRVQRDGEAVSLRFRGGLLGHWSVWTRTAVQLLERIHEVTEEGRPVEPGLLALDSRVTDCNAAFFDAANGFGGVIAGCHEVLRRQGLLQGLWCLDPDEGLSPGQAAEIDRVYAAHPDLSDDAFVQDNLERWLS; via the coding sequence ATGGGTCTGCACCATTCACAGCTCGATCCCGACCTGCTGGCCCGCTTCCGCAGGGGCGCGGTGATCCCGGCCCACCCCTTGGCCCTGGACGCCGAGCGGCAGTTCGACCGCCGGCGCCAGCGGGCGCTGACGCGTTATTACGTCGACGCCGGTTCGGGCGGCCTGGCCGTGGGCGTGCACACCACCCAGTTCGCCATCCGCGACCACGGCCTCTACGCACCGGTGCTCAGCGCCGCCATCGAGGACAGCCGCGCCTGGACGGACCGCAAGCTCTTCATGATCGCCGGCATCGCCGGCCAGACCGACCAGGCGGTGGCCGAGGCGCGCACCGCCGTCGAGCTGGGCTATCACGCCGGTCTGGTCAGCCTCGCCCCCATGAAGGGCGCCGACACCGACCGCCTGATCGCCCACTGCGAGCGCATCGCCAACGAGATCCCCGTCATCGGCTTCTACCTGCAGACGGCGGTGGGCGGCATCGAGCTGCCCGTCGATTTCTGGCGCCGCTTCGCCGCCATCGACAACGCCATCGGCATCAAGGTCGCGCCCTTCAACCGCTATCGCACCCTGGACGTGCTGCGCGGCGTGGCGGCCGCCGGCGCCGAGGACCGCATCACCCTCTATACCGGCAACGACGACCACATCGTCCTGGACCTGCTGACCCCCTTCCGGGTGCAGCGCGACGGCGAGGCGGTCAGCCTGCGCTTCCGCGGCGGTCTACTGGGCCACTGGTCGGTCTGGACGCGCACGGCCGTGCAGCTGCTGGAGCGCATCCACGAGGTGACCGAGGAGGGCCGGCCCGTGGAGCCTGGGCTGCTGGCCCTCGACAGCCGGGTCACCGACTGCAACGCCGCCTTCTTCGACGCCGCCAACGGCTTCGGCGGCGTCATCGCCGGCTGTCACGAGGTGCTGCGCCGGCAGGGCCTGCTGCAGGGCCTGTGGTGCCTGGACCCCGACGAGGGGCTGAGCCCGGGCCAGGCGGCGGAGATCGACCGCGTCTATGCCGCGCACCCCGACCTATCGGACGACGCATTCGTACAGGACAACCTGGAAAGATGGCTTTCATGA
- a CDS encoding xanthine dehydrogenase family protein molybdopterin-binding subunit — protein sequence MTDILDRTDERPVIGDSLPRRDARDKLRGATRYTVDSARPGMLHAALCRAEVAAARIRSIDVEPARRMPGVHAVVTAADAPGRYGIGVADHPLFAVDQVRYYGEPLAAIAAETPEQAAAAAAAVVVELEPLEPLITMAQALAPGAREIHPDWRDYEVLVEGGARNGNIAWEATVVRGDSDAAFARDDVTVVESNFRSGRQNQAPLEPRACVASYEDGRFVIETSTQVPWAVRGSTARLMGVPESQVRVVVPAVGGGFGLKFEFALEPFAALLARASGRPVRLVNSRQEEMQTALCRENADIRVRSAIGPEGQILAREMVVLMDCGAYGGEQPFLTTMTAHTLGGNYRLGAVRLVSRAVYTNTPPTGAFRACNGTYGTFALERHTDEICAAIGMDPLEFRRRNVLGDGDLGATGQVFQGDVLGPLLARMETLRAAPVEETAPFAHGPRALPQIEPGATPYNGRLADGRLYGRATVVGTWFVFVGPSAATVNLNPDGSATLVTSGVEIGSGSMMQALPQLVAEALGLEPASVVVRAADTDAAGYDVGVGGGRTTVSLGVASHQACAEVRRKLLDIAADMVEAAPEDLILKGGQVYIQGVPEARVSIAQVAQRAQAVTGPISGSGAFTGAGTPAMPGCCAGHMIEALDLPIFTVHDCELAVDPETGHVEVLAYRVVQDVGRAINPRAIHGQIQGGVTQGLGYALHEEVTFTPNGDVAQQGFETYRLPQAGDTLPIQVDLYEGAPSMGPLGAKGAGEIPILNVAAAVACAVANATGARVQEIPLTPPRVLDLLCGEGEALNLSHMAEDWWGNVLGEK from the coding sequence ATGACCGACATCCTGGACAGGACGGATGAACGCCCCGTGATCGGCGACAGCCTGCCGCGCCGCGATGCCCGCGACAAGCTGCGCGGCGCCACGCGCTACACCGTGGATTCCGCGCGCCCCGGCATGCTGCACGCTGCCCTCTGCCGCGCGGAGGTGGCGGCCGCCCGCATCCGCTCCATCGACGTGGAGCCGGCACGGCGCATGCCGGGCGTGCACGCCGTGGTCACCGCCGCCGATGCGCCGGGGCGTTACGGCATCGGTGTGGCCGACCATCCGCTCTTCGCCGTGGACCAGGTGCGCTATTATGGGGAGCCGCTGGCCGCCATCGCCGCCGAGACGCCGGAACAGGCCGCCGCCGCGGCCGCGGCGGTGGTCGTCGAGCTGGAACCCCTGGAGCCCCTGATCACCATGGCCCAGGCCCTTGCGCCGGGAGCCCGCGAGATCCATCCGGATTGGCGCGACTACGAGGTGCTGGTGGAGGGCGGCGCGCGCAACGGCAACATCGCCTGGGAGGCGACGGTGGTGCGCGGCGACAGCGACGCCGCCTTCGCCCGCGACGACGTGACGGTGGTGGAGAGCAATTTCCGCAGCGGCCGGCAGAACCAGGCCCCGCTGGAGCCGCGCGCCTGTGTGGCGAGCTATGAGGACGGGCGCTTCGTGATCGAGACCTCGACCCAGGTGCCCTGGGCCGTGCGCGGCTCGACCGCCCGGCTGATGGGCGTGCCGGAGTCCCAGGTGCGGGTGGTGGTGCCGGCCGTGGGCGGGGGCTTCGGCCTGAAGTTCGAATTCGCGCTGGAGCCCTTCGCCGCCTTGCTGGCGCGCGCCTCGGGACGGCCGGTACGCCTGGTCAACAGCCGGCAGGAGGAGATGCAGACCGCGCTCTGCCGCGAGAACGCCGACATCCGCGTGCGCTCGGCCATCGGGCCGGAGGGGCAGATCCTGGCGCGCGAGATGGTGGTGCTGATGGACTGCGGCGCCTATGGCGGGGAGCAGCCGTTCCTCACCACCATGACGGCGCACACCCTGGGCGGAAACTATCGCCTGGGCGCAGTGCGCCTGGTCAGCCGCGCGGTCTATACCAACACACCGCCCACCGGCGCCTTCCGCGCCTGCAACGGCACCTATGGCACCTTCGCCCTGGAACGCCACACCGACGAGATCTGCGCCGCCATCGGCATGGACCCGCTGGAGTTCCGGCGGCGCAACGTGCTGGGCGACGGCGACCTGGGCGCCACCGGCCAGGTCTTCCAGGGCGACGTGCTGGGCCCCCTGCTGGCGCGCATGGAGACATTGCGTGCTGCGCCGGTGGAGGAGACCGCACCCTTCGCCCACGGGCCGCGCGCCCTGCCGCAGATAGAGCCTGGCGCCACCCCCTACAACGGCCGGCTGGCCGACGGGCGGCTCTATGGCCGGGCGACGGTGGTGGGCACCTGGTTCGTCTTCGTCGGGCCCTCGGCGGCCACGGTGAACCTGAACCCCGACGGCAGCGCGACGCTGGTGACCTCGGGCGTGGAGATCGGCTCCGGCTCCATGATGCAGGCGCTGCCCCAGCTGGTGGCCGAGGCCCTGGGCCTGGAGCCCGCCAGCGTCGTGGTGCGCGCCGCCGACACCGACGCCGCCGGCTATGACGTGGGCGTGGGCGGCGGGCGGACCACCGTCTCGCTGGGTGTGGCCAGCCACCAGGCCTGCGCCGAGGTGCGGCGCAAGCTGCTCGACATCGCCGCCGACATGGTGGAGGCCGCGCCCGAGGACCTGATCCTCAAGGGCGGGCAGGTTTATATCCAGGGCGTGCCGGAAGCGCGCGTCTCCATCGCCCAGGTCGCCCAGCGCGCCCAGGCGGTGACCGGCCCGATCTCCGGCAGCGGCGCCTTCACCGGCGCCGGCACCCCGGCTATGCCGGGCTGTTGCGCCGGGCACATGATCGAGGCGCTCGACCTGCCCATCTTCACCGTCCACGACTGCGAGCTGGCGGTGGACCCGGAGACGGGCCATGTGGAGGTGCTGGCCTATCGCGTGGTGCAGGACGTGGGCCGCGCCATCAACCCGCGCGCCATTCACGGCCAGATCCAGGGCGGCGTGACCCAGGGCCTGGGCTATGCCCTGCACGAGGAGGTGACCTTCACGCCCAACGGCGACGTCGCCCAGCAGGGCTTCGAGACCTATCGCCTGCCCCAGGCGGGCGACACCCTGCCCATTCAGGTCGACCTCTACGAGGGCGCCCCTTCGATGGGCCCGCTGGGCGCCAAGGGGGCGGGGGAGATCCCCATCCTGAACGTCGCCGCCGCCGTGGCCTGTGCGGTGGCCAATGCCACGGGGGCGCGGGTGCAGGAAATCCCGCTGACGCCGCCGCGGGTGCTGGACCTGCTGTGTGGTGAGGGCGAGGCGCTGAACCTCAGCCATATGGCTGAGGACTGGTGGGGGAATGTGTTGGGAGAAAAGTGA